The Plasmodium vinckei vinckei genome assembly, chromosome: PVVCY_08 genome contains the following window.
TAAGTTAATTAtgcaattatttttagtaCTTCAATTTTtccaaaaagaaaaaaacacacCACATTTGATATATACAGGTTTTCGTTCTAATATCTACTCTATAACTTGcactatttttttggttatctgatttttatatatatatttttttccttttttacgATAACCTCATTAACAATATTGCTTACAACGagataaaataacaaaGTTTTTCCatgaaaataaaggaactatattttattaactttGGGTAATGAACTTGACGTCattgttttttcatttttcttttttgtcTCTTTACTTTCCTTTCTTTTCACATCTCTATCCTGTGGCGTTTTGCACGTTCagaatattttgtttaccTTTTTAACGCAACATTATGCGCTagtatttatttcaatttatttattcgcATAgagtattaaaaaaatagtgattaaaattttatttttcactCTGCGTATttgcaaataaaaaattatggtggaacatattaaaaaaaaatattaaataaataaaataaaaccatTAACATATTTACCAAATAAATCATAAACTTGTTACATTCCatactattaaaaaaatatattgataataCTATTATATGTTAAAGGCAagctttcatttttattcatatttattaatatattttactgcatttttttgaagtttcaaaaaagtaaaaataagtaaaaacataatattacgtagtataaaataatatgctaATTTGAGCCAACGCTTGTAAGTAGTAATATTTCGAATGAACTGTAATCAAGCATATTCCAAATTGCAAACGAAAAAGGAACGAAGTTAATATAGAGatagagaaaaataaaaaaggaaatgcATAGATAGTTACCAAAATGGATTTAATTGTCATCACGCCCTATGATGAAGAACTGGATGATATCGAAGAgctaaataataaaatattggCTCTTGAAATgataaaacataataagtcaaatgtaaataaaaatgcagATAATTCATGCcctaatataaaaaagttagTGTTACCAGGTGAAGCAgtattagaaaaaaaagataaaccCAGATTCTTAAAGGGGAGTGGGTTGtatgaagaagaagaaaattttTGTGCATGTATATTGGGAAgtgtaaattatataaataaattagtaTATGTAGAACCATTGCGAGGAAAATATACGGGTTCAGTAGGTGATTTATTAgttggaaaaataaaagatataaataatgataaatggGTTGTAGAAATTGGATCATATTGTAGGGCCTTATTATCAATAACACAAACTAATATAAGCTTATTTAGTCAAAGAATACGATTATATAATGatgttataaatatgattaatatatacaaaccCAATGATGTTATTGCATGTGAAGTTCAAAGAATATTAACAGATGGctgtattattttacatacTAGATCATCTATATATGGTAAATTATCGAACGGAATTTTAATTACAGTTCCACAAACATTAGTACAAAATCAGAAGAAGCACATCTTTGTATTCCCATGTAATgtacaaataattttaggAATGAATGGATTTATTTGGATTTCTTCTCcaattaaaaaatcgaAAGACACAAACCCAAACAGTATCgatgaaaatattgaagAGAATAAATTTGAAGAAGTAGATGATACTACtcgaaaaaatattagtatcattagtaatattattaaattattagccaaatatcatattaatattaattatgatattattactaaaatatatatgcaatataCTTCGAATAAAAGTAATACACCCAGTTACATTTTAAAACCATATGTATCTGATTCTTATCTATTTAGTTATTTAGAGAATTTTactaaataataatcatcatatttttttcattctttCGTATTTCATTAAGCACAATTGTGTATATACTTGTTCATTGGGGCAATTTGTGACCCTTTAACAATACTTACTTACATATtaggatatatatatatgattatatTTCGAATAATCTAAGAATATGTTTCTACCGACTAATTTTTAGTAATTTGTTCTCGCTTCAAATTAAATAGGCTAActaaagatatatataacatttattttatcagttttctattatattattatatatattttttgacaAAATTTGATGCTTTTTTCatacttttttatcatgcatcaattttttatttgtttagtTTATATTTACGTGTATAATGTTactatttatacaaaaacaCATTAAAcgcttttaaaaaaacatacgtttataaatacattatgtaaatatatatagtgtGTTCGAAAAGATTATTCATATGTGTATGCATATGGGTCATGCGAATATATAATCAgatatactatatattaatgCTCTCTTAAAATTATAGGGAAACAATTAGAGCATATTTTTCCGttttgatgaaaatatatcaattgAGTCAAGATGCACCAAGCATCATTAAGCCacaaaaaacatatttgaaggcatttatttttttcttttttcagttacgttaaatatatatatgcattaaaaTTGAGAATGACACATCAATAATAAGGAAGGTATGCGAAGGAGGAgaaaagaaacaaaaacaTTTATCATATTGCCATGATGTCAACTAAAGTGAAAAACCAACAACTTAATCTATATGTTGTTTTCTCTTGTACGAGATGTCTTTATACTTGAAACAAAAGTTTGCATTTTATTCTTCAAAATTTCATGGTTTTTCCTTGTATGCTTTAATTGTAGTTGCAAGTTTGTTCTCCCTTTCTTAAACTTTTCCATTTCTTCATGCATTTTgttcttattatttaataacttattatatttattattatttttttctacattttcTCTCATCATACTTATCCTTGAttccatataaataatgtctttatcaatattttcttgtgcttttattagttttgttttatttttttttaattgaaaTAATCGACTTTTATAGGCtttatttctattaatttcagtgattatattattttctaagCTCTCATTTATTCCGCTAAAATTAGTTATacttttttctaatttttttaattctttattattctctgataattctttattcaatttttttgtgattgcctctaaattttttatcctTTCGactgtatatattataccaCCTCTATTCTTTCTTAATTTtagtgataaaaaatttgtgtaattattcatatatgaTGATGCATCTTTTACTTCCTTTAAATTAATGGATTCaattttgttcattattTCGTTTTCTGAGACTTtgattttcatttttatttcgttTCTAAAGAAAAGGcctacaaaatatatttcaaaactttctattatataatattattaaagaCAAAGAATCTATCAGTTTCCtttctaaatattttcacttATATTTCTCTTAATATGTTccttatttaatatatcgtATATACTCACACCCGTTTACACACATATAATTGACGTTGTAAACACACAATAATTTAAGGATTGGGGATTTATACAAATAGCAATAAGTATTCGAATGTggcttaaaaaaaaacaataaagaataaattagctaattatatacatacaaaataaaaatagtcgGTTATCTAACTTATATtactaaaatataatgcaaatagttattttaaaaatatgcttaTGCTTCGTCtttaatttacaaaatatagcTATTACGCTTATAGAATATATAgagacattttttttgaaaaataccTCGAAATTATTAAGCAAACAATGATTTATCAAACAACATACAGTTTTATAAACACAAAGGATacataaatgaataaataaatatatatacattcaTTGTATATATGGAAGGAACAAATTGcat
Protein-coding sequences here:
- a CDS encoding exosome complex component RRP4, putative, with the protein product MDLIVITPYDEELDDIEELNNKILALEMIKHNKSNVNKNADNSCPNIKKLVLPGEAVLEKKDKPRFLKGSGLYEEEENFCACILGSVNYINKLVYVEPLRGKYTGSVGDLLVGKIKDINNDKWVVEIGSYCRALLSITQTNISLFSQRIRLYNDVINMINIYKPNDVIACEVQRILTDGCIILHTRSSIYGKLSNGILITVPQTLVQNQKKHIFVFPCNVQIILGMNGFIWISSPIKKSKDTNPNSIDENIEENKFEEVDDTTRKNISIISNIIKLLAKYHININYDIITKIYMQYTSNKSNTPSYILKPYVSDSYLFSYLENFTK